A genomic stretch from Acidobacteriota bacterium includes:
- a CDS encoding CAP domain-containing protein — protein MPPAGRRLAAAAAAGLFGLALLTPPAAAAAPPGRPQARINEAPGASPRPGQMQQRLFDLINGDRARAGLDALTLDAELGAIALRHSEDMRDNDFVGHLSPRKGGSEERLRAAGVKALLAAENVAKGYSPDEIHRDMMNSPGHRGAILHPEATHVGIGVASKKEGDREAYFVTELFIRRIPALGPEAKTLLLLDLNGLRREAGLAALEEDAALTGMALGTALEFLKDPGLSRSGVMDGLRRRLEKTRPKIRSAAATFLAVGSLEEAVKELGPDTKRARARRVGIGIAQGTRPDLVTNAIILVLIFVE, from the coding sequence ATGCCGCCGGCCGGCCGCCGTCTCGCAGCCGCCGCTGCCGCCGGCCTGTTCGGCCTCGCGCTCCTGACGCCGCCGGCCGCCGCGGCCGCCCCGCCGGGCCGGCCCCAGGCGCGCATCAACGAAGCCCCGGGGGCCTCCCCGCGGCCGGGTCAGATGCAGCAGCGTCTCTTCGATCTTATCAACGGGGACCGGGCCCGGGCCGGCCTGGACGCCTTGACGCTCGACGCCGAGCTCGGCGCGATCGCCCTGCGGCACAGCGAGGACATGCGCGACAACGATTTTGTCGGCCACCTCTCGCCGAGGAAGGGTGGCTCCGAAGAACGGCTGCGCGCGGCCGGGGTCAAGGCCCTCCTGGCCGCGGAGAACGTCGCCAAGGGCTACTCCCCAGACGAGATCCACCGGGACATGATGAATAGCCCCGGCCACCGCGGCGCCATCCTCCACCCGGAAGCGACCCACGTCGGGATCGGCGTCGCGTCGAAAAAGGAGGGGGACCGGGAGGCCTACTTCGTCACCGAGCTCTTCATCCGGCGCATCCCCGCGCTCGGCCCCGAGGCAAAAACCCTCCTCCTGCTCGATCTCAACGGGCTCCGCCGGGAGGCCGGCCTCGCGGCGCTCGAGGAGGACGCCGCGCTGACGGGCATGGCCCTCGGGACGGCCCTCGAGTTCCTGAAGGATCCCGGCCTTTCCCGGAGCGGCGTGATGGACGGGTTGAGGCGTCGGCTGGAGAAAACCAGGCCGAAGATCCGGTCGGCCGCCGCCACCTTCCTGGCCGTCGGCTCTCTCGAGGAGGCGGTCAAGGAGCTCGGCCCCGACACCAAGAGAGCCCGGGCCAGGCGCGTCGGGATCGGCATCGCCCAGGGCACGCGTCCGGACCTCGTCACGAACGCCATCATCCTGGTTCTGATCTTCGTGGAATGA
- a CDS encoding thioredoxin domain-containing protein, with the protein MSTSPGRTLTLDGYRPRRFLSFLAGSGMVAASVLTIDHFFKANYPKTIFTGSFCDVSAFFNCDSSAFSEISQIMGVPLGFFGLFMGLLIVLGTVFPSEAFERTNKSLSLLNVAGVITLFLYSVLHLGSLCLLCSGFYVFSIFNFILFAVYGIDHEAGSLIRRWARPSIKLIFVFALAAAAGAYGMILYHNARKDAQSGTAVNIVKQYFELPKVAPPSFLSPYWSVKSTEKFEDAAIQIVEYTDFMCPDCHYLSQQLDKLKKEFAGQINVAIQFFPLDGACNTVVPEKANLHPGACELTYLAAGNPARFPEIHDELWANFAQRKDPAWRAALAKKYGTENAAGDPALRDLVKKIIETGAEYEKTSDKFAHGIRSTPTMIINNRMIIGTLPYDHLKAIFQALIDERQGGAKKFIENWVEPSRKKK; encoded by the coding sequence ATGAGCACCTCGCCCGGCCGAACGTTGACCCTCGACGGCTACCGCCCGCGCCGCTTCCTGAGCTTCCTGGCCGGGTCGGGCATGGTCGCCGCCTCGGTCCTGACCATCGACCACTTCTTCAAGGCCAACTATCCCAAGACCATCTTCACCGGCTCGTTCTGCGACGTCAGCGCCTTCTTCAACTGCGACAGCTCGGCCTTCTCGGAGATCTCCCAGATCATGGGCGTGCCGCTCGGCTTCTTCGGCCTGTTCATGGGCCTGCTCATCGTGCTCGGCACGGTCTTCCCGTCCGAGGCCTTCGAACGGACCAACAAGTCGCTCTCGCTCCTGAACGTCGCCGGGGTCATCACGCTCTTCCTCTATTCGGTCCTCCACCTCGGCAGCCTCTGCCTGCTCTGCTCGGGCTTCTACGTTTTCTCGATCTTCAACTTCATCCTCTTCGCCGTCTACGGCATCGACCACGAGGCCGGGAGCCTCATCCGGCGCTGGGCCCGGCCGTCGATCAAGCTCATCTTCGTCTTCGCCCTGGCCGCCGCGGCCGGCGCCTACGGCATGATCCTGTACCACAACGCCCGCAAGGACGCCCAGTCGGGCACGGCCGTCAACATCGTCAAGCAGTACTTCGAGCTGCCCAAGGTCGCCCCGCCCTCGTTCCTTTCGCCCTACTGGTCGGTGAAGTCGACCGAGAAGTTCGAGGACGCCGCCATCCAGATCGTCGAATACACGGATTTCATGTGCCCCGACTGCCACTACCTGAGCCAGCAGCTGGACAAGCTCAAGAAGGAGTTCGCCGGCCAGATCAACGTGGCCATCCAGTTCTTCCCGCTCGACGGCGCCTGCAACACGGTCGTTCCGGAAAAGGCCAACCTCCATCCCGGAGCGTGCGAGCTGACCTATCTTGCCGCCGGCAACCCGGCCCGCTTCCCGGAGATCCATGACGAGCTCTGGGCCAACTTCGCCCAGCGCAAGGACCCGGCCTGGCGGGCGGCGCTGGCCAAGAAGTACGGCACGGAGAACGCGGCCGGCGACCCGGCCCTGCGCGATCTCGTCAAGAAGATCATCGAGACCGGGGCCGAGTACGAGAAGACCTCGGACAAGTTCGCGCACGGCATCCGCTCGACGCCGACCATGATCATCAACAACCGGATGATCATCGGGACGCTCCCCTACGACCATCTCAAGGCCATCTTCCAGGCCCTGATCGACGAGCGCCAGGGCGGCGCGAAGAAGTTCATCGAGAACTGGGTCGAGCCGTCGCGGAAGAAGAAATAG
- a CDS encoding M20/M25/M40 family metallo-hydrolase, protein MTRDSVRAARAGRAGRPSMLKFVLIVSLAALTGYLALPPSAALTGASAAPRKAALRPAADGARAFADVAFLASDDLRGRKAGRPEYRRAAEYVAAEMKKAGLEPGGENGTWFQEVPFKPWTDFEPPTRLEIVAPSHRAYFAGRARDFVPVNGTGSGLVRGRLAFAGYGVASANDGWDDYAGLEPKGRIIVVMPGLPDSLGDTARSAWTFARKVKTAAEKGAVGLIEMDLSAPGEPRQPGPPSGPRPQPGFLAPGAAPDGFVVLRAGRDFLDDAFYLAGGSWRDLVSKTLRLKKPFPKWLEVEAEMEAHFVSGERTAPNVVGVLRGTDPRLKGEALVIGGHLDHLGVGIDGWIYPGADDNATSAATVLETARTLHAAGFKPARTIVFGAWAGEELGLQGSRYYTEHPVIPLDRTILYMNIDMVGSGDSDLLVGGMTEFAELYGIAKKGLDAETIKRLKPRPNYRGSDHTSFWSKNVPAVSLRSGEALTGKLDDEHPEYHRPGDGPALIEPERLREAAQYHVDILRYLASCRDNLLDPVHRTMFLHRDALVVDMHCDTIARAMAGEDLARDLPKGHIDIPKLERGGVDLEVFACFAPPPRNEAEKLQSSRGVFAQIEAVHELVGKNPDKLALVLAPQDVNAVRNEKTGVLIGIEGGYAIENDLVLLREFFRAGVRLMTLTHWTATDWADASGDPKPVHGGLTEFGEKVVAEMNRLGLIVDVSHAGDETFWDVLRLSKAPVIASHSACRALSPHHRNLSDEMLKALAEKNGVIGITALPEFLNSALAGMPESLKARPRVDVGTVVDHIDHVVQVTGDCDHVGLGSDYDGTTDTPAGLENIGLLPNITKELVRRGYKPADIRKILGGNFLRVFQAVDKAKGQ, encoded by the coding sequence ATGACCCGAGATTCCGTTCGCGCCGCGCGCGCCGGCCGCGCCGGCCGTCCCTCCATGCTCAAGTTCGTCCTGATCGTCTCGCTGGCCGCCCTGACCGGTTATCTCGCGCTGCCGCCGTCCGCGGCCCTGACCGGCGCCAGCGCCGCCCCCCGAAAGGCCGCCCTCCGGCCGGCCGCCGACGGCGCCAGGGCCTTCGCCGATGTCGCCTTCCTCGCCTCCGACGATCTCAGGGGCCGGAAGGCCGGCCGGCCCGAATATCGACGGGCCGCCGAATACGTGGCTGCCGAAATGAAAAAGGCCGGCCTCGAGCCGGGCGGAGAGAACGGCACCTGGTTCCAGGAGGTCCCGTTCAAGCCCTGGACGGATTTCGAGCCGCCCACCCGCCTCGAGATCGTCGCCCCCTCTCATCGCGCTTATTTCGCGGGGCGCGCCCGCGACTTCGTCCCTGTCAACGGCACGGGCTCGGGCCTGGTCCGCGGCCGGCTGGCCTTCGCCGGCTACGGCGTCGCCTCGGCGAATGACGGCTGGGACGATTATGCCGGGCTCGAACCGAAGGGCCGGATAATCGTGGTCATGCCCGGCCTGCCCGACTCCCTGGGCGACACGGCCAGGTCCGCCTGGACCTTCGCCCGGAAGGTCAAGACGGCGGCCGAGAAGGGCGCCGTCGGCCTGATCGAGATGGACCTGAGCGCGCCGGGCGAGCCGCGCCAGCCGGGCCCGCCCTCCGGCCCCAGGCCGCAGCCGGGGTTCCTCGCTCCGGGCGCCGCCCCGGACGGATTCGTGGTCCTGCGCGCCGGTCGCGATTTCCTCGACGACGCCTTCTATCTTGCCGGCGGCAGCTGGCGCGACCTCGTCAGCAAGACCCTCCGGCTCAAGAAGCCGTTCCCCAAGTGGCTCGAGGTCGAGGCCGAGATGGAGGCGCACTTCGTCTCCGGCGAGCGCACGGCCCCGAACGTCGTCGGCGTTCTGCGGGGCACGGATCCCAGGCTCAAGGGCGAGGCCCTGGTCATCGGCGGCCACCTCGACCATCTTGGCGTCGGCATCGACGGCTGGATCTACCCCGGGGCCGACGACAACGCCACCTCGGCCGCGACCGTCCTGGAAACCGCCCGAACCCTCCATGCCGCAGGCTTCAAGCCCGCCCGGACCATCGTCTTCGGCGCCTGGGCCGGCGAGGAGCTCGGCCTCCAGGGCTCGCGCTACTACACCGAGCATCCCGTCATCCCGCTCGACAGGACCATCCTGTACATGAACATCGACATGGTCGGAAGCGGCGACAGCGACCTTCTCGTCGGCGGCATGACCGAGTTCGCCGAGCTCTACGGGATCGCCAAGAAGGGGCTCGACGCGGAGACGATCAAGCGCCTCAAGCCCCGGCCCAACTACCGCGGCTCAGACCACACCTCGTTCTGGAGCAAGAACGTGCCGGCCGTCAGCCTCCGCAGCGGCGAGGCCCTGACAGGGAAGCTCGACGACGAGCATCCCGAATACCACCGGCCCGGCGACGGGCCGGCCCTTATCGAACCCGAGCGGCTGCGCGAGGCCGCCCAGTACCACGTCGATATCCTCCGCTATCTGGCCTCGTGCCGCGACAACCTGCTCGACCCCGTCCACCGGACGATGTTCCTCCACCGCGACGCCCTGGTCGTCGACATGCACTGCGATACCATCGCCCGGGCCATGGCCGGCGAGGACCTGGCCAGGGACCTGCCCAAGGGGCACATCGACATCCCCAAGCTCGAACGAGGCGGCGTCGACCTCGAGGTCTTCGCCTGCTTCGCCCCTCCGCCCCGGAACGAGGCGGAGAAGCTCCAGTCCTCCCGCGGGGTCTTCGCCCAGATCGAGGCGGTCCACGAGCTCGTCGGCAAGAACCCGGACAAGCTGGCCCTGGTCCTCGCTCCCCAGGACGTGAACGCCGTCCGGAACGAGAAGACCGGCGTTTTGATCGGCATCGAGGGCGGCTACGCCATCGAGAACGACCTGGTCCTGCTGCGCGAGTTCTTCCGGGCCGGCGTCCGGCTGATGACCCTGACCCACTGGACCGCCACCGACTGGGCCGACGCCTCGGGCGACCCCAAGCCCGTCCATGGCGGCCTGACCGAGTTCGGCGAGAAGGTCGTGGCCGAGATGAACAGGCTGGGCTTGATCGTCGACGTCTCGCACGCCGGCGACGAGACCTTCTGGGACGTCCTGCGCCTGTCGAAGGCGCCTGTCATCGCCTCCCATTCCGCCTGCCGGGCCCTCTCGCCCCATCATCGGAACCTGAGCGACGAGATGCTCAAGGCACTGGCCGAGAAGAACGGCGTCATCGGCATCACGGCGCTGCCCGAGTTCCTGAACAGCGCCCTCGCGGGCATGCCGGAGTCCCTGAAGGCCCGGCCGCGCGTCGACGTGGGCACGGTCGTCGATCACATCGACCACGTCGTCCAGGTCACGGGCGATTGCGACCATGTCGGCCTCGGCTCGGATTACGACGGGACGACCGACACGCCGGCCGGGCTCGAGAACATCGGCCTGCTGCCCAACATCACCAAGGAGCTCGTCCGCCGGGGCTACAAGCCGGCCGACATCCGCAAGATCCTCGGCGGCAATTTCCTGCGGGTCTTCCAGGCCGTCGACAAGGCCAAAGGCCAATAG
- a CDS encoding RluA family pseudouridine synthase, with protein sequence MTGSATGPAPRVLYETDDYLAVDKPEGVVSIAEAGRGGLPGLLKDVFPGRLFPVHRLDRDASGIIVFAKNAAAHRHLNGEFDRREVRKTYLAVVDGAVAGSRGQVNAPLREFGSGRMGVDPRRGKPSSTGWKVAERLDGATLLRVSPSTGRRHQIRVHLYHSGHPILGDLRYGERARQERFPRLMLHALSLEFALPTGERVTVEAPPPPSFEAVVAGLRRPPAVRASPGKKEEKPRKA encoded by the coding sequence ATGACCGGGTCAGCGACGGGACCCGCCCCCCGGGTCCTATACGAAACGGACGATTATCTCGCGGTCGACAAGCCGGAGGGCGTCGTATCCATCGCCGAGGCGGGCCGCGGCGGCCTGCCCGGGCTGCTCAAGGACGTTTTTCCCGGCCGGCTCTTCCCCGTCCACCGGCTCGACCGGGACGCCTCGGGCATCATCGTTTTCGCCAAGAACGCCGCGGCCCACCGCCACCTCAACGGCGAGTTCGACCGCCGCGAGGTCCGCAAAACCTACCTGGCCGTCGTCGACGGCGCCGTGGCCGGGAGCCGCGGCCAGGTCAACGCCCCGCTCCGAGAATTCGGCTCCGGCCGCATGGGCGTCGATCCCAGGCGCGGCAAGCCGTCCTCGACCGGCTGGAAAGTGGCCGAGAGGCTCGACGGTGCGACCCTCCTCCGCGTCTCCCCGTCGACGGGCCGCCGGCACCAGATCCGCGTCCACCTCTATCACTCCGGCCACCCCATCCTCGGCGATCTCCGCTACGGCGAACGCGCCCGCCAGGAGCGTTTCCCCCGGCTCATGCTGCACGCCCTGTCGCTCGAGTTCGCCCTCCCGACCGGCGAGCGGGTGACGGTCGAAGCTCCCCCGCCCCCGTCCTTCGAGGCGGTCGTCGCCGGCCTGCGGCGCCCCCCGGCCGTCCGGGCCTCGCCTGGAAAGAAGGAAGAGAAGCCTAGAAAAGCGTGA
- a CDS encoding TRAP transporter TatT component family protein has product MTSIKRPALGILFLAVLAAISASAQTPSPSNLVQQGDELYAQRADLAKAKEARSKYEAALAAKDDDYGANWRLARVLYWIGDHTPGNDAKKTIFQQGVEHAKKAVELGSDKADGHFWLGVCYGVYGEAKGVFKSLALVKPIKAEMRRVLEIDPAYDRGGADRVLGRVFHEVPGIAGGSEKTSLEHLLKAVGHGPRVGLNLLYLADTYISLDRIEDARKTLETILTLEPLPDLLPETAEEQAQARERLERKPFKKK; this is encoded by the coding sequence ATGACATCGATCAAGAGACCTGCTCTCGGCATCCTGTTCCTGGCCGTCCTGGCCGCTATCTCCGCCAGCGCCCAGACCCCGTCCCCGAGCAACCTGGTCCAGCAGGGCGACGAGCTCTACGCCCAGCGCGCCGACCTGGCCAAGGCCAAGGAGGCCCGATCCAAGTACGAGGCCGCCCTGGCCGCCAAGGATGACGACTACGGGGCCAACTGGCGGCTGGCCCGCGTCCTTTATTGGATCGGCGATCACACCCCGGGCAACGACGCCAAGAAGACGATCTTCCAGCAGGGCGTCGAACACGCCAAGAAGGCCGTCGAGCTCGGCTCGGACAAGGCCGACGGGCATTTCTGGCTGGGTGTCTGCTACGGCGTCTACGGCGAGGCCAAGGGCGTCTTCAAGAGCCTGGCCCTGGTCAAGCCGATCAAGGCGGAGATGCGCCGCGTCCTCGAGATCGACCCGGCCTACGACCGCGGAGGCGCCGACCGCGTGCTCGGCCGCGTCTTCCACGAGGTCCCCGGGATCGCCGGCGGCAGCGAGAAGACGTCCCTCGAGCACCTCCTCAAGGCGGTCGGACACGGCCCTCGCGTCGGCCTCAACCTTCTCTACCTCGCCGATACCTACATCTCGCTCGACCGGATCGAGGACGCCCGCAAGACCCTCGAGACGATCCTGACCCTGGAACCCCTGCCCGACCTCCTGCCCGAGACGGCCGAGGAGCAGGCCCAGGCCCGCGAACGACTCGAAAGGAAGCCTTTCAAGAAAAAATGA
- a CDS encoding antibiotic biosynthesis monooxygenase, with product MHARMIRMQVKPERIDEAARLFSEEVVPGCRSQPGYRGSYFLVDRKVGECVPVTLWNTEGDMLATEENRFFQTQLMKFLGLFHHGLVRESYEIAVVDRG from the coding sequence ATGCACGCGCGCATGATCCGGATGCAGGTCAAGCCCGAGCGGATCGACGAGGCCGCCCGGCTGTTCTCCGAGGAGGTCGTCCCCGGCTGCCGCAGCCAGCCCGGCTACCGCGGCTCCTACTTCCTGGTCGACCGCAAGGTCGGCGAATGCGTGCCGGTCACCCTCTGGAACACCGAAGGCGACATGCTGGCCACAGAGGAGAACCGCTTCTTCCAGACCCAGCTCATGAAGTTCCTGGGGCTCTTCCATCACGGCCTCGTCCGCGAGTCCTATGAGATCGCGGTCGTCGATCGCGGATAA
- a CDS encoding sodium:solute symporter family protein has protein sequence MHLQVIDWIIVAVIMLICFGPALFFRKRSGTSTSEFFASGRAVPWWLAGLSMVATTFSSDTPNLVTDIVRRNGVAGNWVWWAFTLTGVATVFFYARMWRRSEVLTDLEFYEIRYSGKAAGFVRGFRSVYLGFFFNCIIMATVNLAACKIAAVLFGLERWQTLLFVGLLNVVFAALTGLWGVLIIDMIQFFVKMTAVIAAAYFAVRAVGGMPALISKLSATPGPGGINFLSMLPNFKSNWDLAIAIFIMPLAVQWWAVWYPGAEPGGGSYIAQRMLASKSEKDSLGAVLFFNIAHYVLRPWPWILVGLASIIVFPQLSDIQKAFPHLNPSLIGHDIAYPAMLKFLPVGFIGLMVGGLIAANSSTNLTHLNWGASYLVHDFYRRFINKTATEKHYVMVGRLATIVLFLCAGGLVFILDTAKDSFDIILQVGAGTGLLYLVRWYWWRVTAWCEVNAMISSFAFSIFLLVLRKFGVFVPTHYALILTVVVTTITWMLTAFLGPKTDPETLIRFYKKVHPFGPGWKKIRERAGISEAEAKATCDNFPLALAGWVSGSLTIWSALFTVGNILYGRWVYAGVLLAVFIVAGFVLLRVINRLWANNGKNDKGAVKAPAAANLG, from the coding sequence ATGCATCTCCAGGTCATCGACTGGATCATCGTCGCCGTTATCATGCTGATCTGCTTCGGACCCGCCCTGTTCTTCCGCAAGCGCTCCGGCACGAGCACGTCGGAGTTCTTCGCTTCGGGACGCGCCGTGCCCTGGTGGCTGGCCGGGCTGTCCATGGTGGCCACGACCTTCTCGAGCGACACGCCCAACCTGGTCACCGACATCGTCCGCCGCAACGGCGTCGCCGGCAACTGGGTCTGGTGGGCCTTCACCCTGACCGGGGTGGCCACGGTCTTTTTCTACGCCCGGATGTGGCGCCGCTCCGAGGTCCTGACCGACCTCGAGTTCTACGAGATCCGCTACTCGGGCAAGGCGGCCGGCTTCGTCCGGGGGTTCCGCTCGGTCTACCTCGGCTTCTTCTTCAACTGCATCATAATGGCCACGGTCAACCTGGCGGCCTGCAAGATCGCCGCCGTGCTCTTCGGGCTCGAGCGCTGGCAGACGCTTCTCTTCGTCGGCCTGCTCAACGTCGTCTTCGCCGCCCTGACCGGCCTCTGGGGCGTTCTCATCATCGACATGATCCAGTTCTTCGTCAAGATGACGGCCGTCATCGCCGCGGCCTACTTCGCCGTTCGCGCCGTCGGCGGCATGCCGGCCCTCATCTCGAAGCTCTCGGCCACGCCGGGCCCGGGCGGCATCAACTTCCTGAGCATGCTGCCGAACTTCAAGAGCAACTGGGACCTGGCCATCGCCATCTTCATCATGCCCCTGGCCGTGCAATGGTGGGCGGTCTGGTACCCCGGGGCCGAGCCCGGCGGCGGCAGCTACATCGCCCAGCGCATGCTGGCCTCGAAATCCGAGAAGGACTCGCTCGGCGCCGTCCTTTTCTTCAATATCGCCCACTACGTCCTCCGGCCCTGGCCCTGGATCCTCGTGGGCCTGGCCTCGATCATCGTCTTCCCGCAGCTCTCGGACATCCAGAAAGCCTTCCCCCACCTCAACCCGAGCCTCATCGGCCACGACATCGCCTACCCGGCCATGCTCAAGTTCCTGCCGGTCGGCTTCATCGGCCTGATGGTCGGAGGGCTGATCGCGGCCAACTCCTCGACCAACCTGACCCACCTCAATTGGGGCGCCTCTTACCTCGTCCACGACTTCTACCGCCGTTTCATCAACAAGACGGCCACCGAAAAGCATTACGTCATGGTCGGCCGGCTGGCCACGATTGTCCTCTTCTTATGCGCCGGCGGGCTGGTGTTCATCCTGGACACGGCCAAGGACTCCTTCGACATCATCCTCCAGGTCGGGGCCGGGACCGGGCTGCTCTACCTCGTCCGCTGGTACTGGTGGCGGGTGACGGCCTGGTGCGAGGTCAACGCCATGATCTCGTCGTTCGCCTTCTCCATCTTCCTGCTCGTCCTGCGCAAGTTCGGCGTCTTCGTCCCGACGCATTACGCCCTGATCCTGACGGTCGTCGTGACCACCATCACCTGGATGCTGACGGCCTTCCTCGGCCCCAAGACCGACCCCGAGACGCTGATCAGGTTCTACAAGAAGGTCCATCCCTTCGGGCCGGGCTGGAAGAAGATCCGCGAGCGGGCGGGCATCTCCGAGGCCGAAGCCAAGGCCACCTGCGACAACTTCCCTCTCGCCCTCGCCGGCTGGGTCTCCGGGTCGCTGACTATCTGGTCGGCCCTGTTCACGGTCGGCAACATCCTCTACGGGCGCTGGGTCTACGCCGGAGTGCTCCTGGCCGTGTTCATCGTGGCGGGGTTCGTCCTGCTCAGGGTGATCAACCGGCTCTGGGCGAACAACGGCAAGAACGACAAGGGCGCCGTGAAGGCGCCGGCCGCGGCCAACCTGGGCTAG
- a CDS encoding serine hydrolase domain-containing protein translates to MNRNRSYRFMVLAALIGLALPALAADLPRARPEIVGLSTERLNRIGAVMQKYVDEGRLGGVVTLVARGGKVAYLQACGTLDPSTGAPMTTDAIFRIASQSKALTSVSVMILSEEGKLLLSDPVSKYIPEFKATTVAVPDGSRKGPGYKIVPARRQITIRDLLTHTAGISYGNGPAKDLYKAAGLQGWFLADRPEPVGVYIKKLAGLPFDAQPGEKWIYGYNIDILGYLVEVVSGMSLADFIRTKITEPLAMADTSFFLPEDKAGRLAAVYGIGKDGKAGFVADPRERAYLKGPRLCYAGGAGLLSTAEDYARFLLMLQSGGEWGGVHILSPKSVELMTADHCGPLYNNPGSGFGLGFWVTRELGRNGEPGSVGAFGWGGAYHTTYWVDPTEKLVAVFMTQLLPATGSDAQAKFKALVYQSIVESYEGR, encoded by the coding sequence ATGAACCGGAATAGATCGTACAGATTCATGGTGCTGGCGGCTCTGATCGGCCTGGCGCTGCCGGCGCTGGCGGCCGACCTGCCGAGGGCGCGGCCGGAGATCGTGGGCTTATCGACCGAGCGGCTCAATCGCATCGGCGCGGTCATGCAGAAGTACGTCGACGAAGGCCGGCTCGGCGGCGTGGTGACGCTCGTCGCCCGCGGCGGCAAGGTGGCTTACCTCCAGGCCTGCGGCACGCTCGACCCCTCGACGGGTGCCCCCATGACGACTGACGCGATCTTCCGCATCGCTTCGCAGAGCAAGGCCCTGACCAGCGTCTCCGTGATGATCCTGTCCGAGGAGGGCAAGCTCCTGCTCAGCGACCCGGTTTCAAAGTACATCCCCGAGTTCAAGGCCACGACGGTGGCCGTCCCCGACGGGTCCAGGAAGGGGCCCGGCTATAAGATCGTCCCGGCCAGGCGCCAGATCACCATCCGCGACCTCCTGACCCATACCGCGGGCATCTCCTATGGAAACGGCCCGGCCAAGGACCTCTACAAGGCCGCCGGGCTCCAGGGCTGGTTCCTGGCCGACCGGCCGGAACCCGTCGGCGTCTACATCAAGAAGCTGGCCGGGCTGCCCTTCGACGCCCAGCCGGGCGAGAAATGGATCTACGGCTACAACATCGACATCCTCGGCTATCTCGTCGAGGTCGTCTCGGGCATGAGCCTGGCCGATTTTATCCGCACGAAGATCACGGAACCGCTGGCCATGGCCGATACCTCGTTCTTCCTGCCCGAGGATAAGGCCGGCCGCCTGGCCGCTGTTTACGGCATCGGCAAGGACGGCAAGGCCGGGTTCGTCGCCGACCCGAGAGAGCGGGCCTATCTCAAGGGGCCGCGGCTCTGCTACGCCGGCGGCGCCGGGCTCCTCTCGACGGCCGAGGACTACGCCCGCTTCCTGCTCATGCTCCAGAGCGGCGGCGAGTGGGGCGGCGTCCACATCCTCAGCCCGAAGTCGGTCGAGCTCATGACGGCCGACCATTGCGGGCCGCTTTACAACAACCCCGGCAGCGGCTTCGGCCTCGGCTTCTGGGTGACCAGGGAGCTCGGCCGGAACGGCGAACCCGGCTCGGTCGGGGCCTTTGGCTGGGGCGGCGCCTACCATACGACCTACTGGGTCGACCCGACCGAGAAGCTCGTGGCCGTCTTCATGACCCAGCTCCTGCCGGCGACCGGCAGCGACGCGCAGGCGAAGTTCAAGGCCCTCGTCTACCAGTCGATCGTCGAATCCTACGAAGGGCGATAG